The following coding sequences lie in one Rhodohalobacter barkolensis genomic window:
- a CDS encoding thiol-activated cytolysin family protein yields MNRLKNKTTLQTKIKEFIFLPACLLLVLLSSCSDNSVSGEEPQGVDEVGDFLANLTYDADELLNVQPNDAAREPVDTTATTEQDGITQRTCTSTTYTLQNNFEEVAILRPTQDVIWPGALVEANQSLLDGLPEPARFERSPVKIRIDLPGIGTNGTKTIESPDQANVQNAIDEALEWWNANAYEEGYVNAASSSNRITTSYASTQASLDLGLNVEWATGDVQSQFNFETSEESRVVMATFKQAFYTITYVQENGAQPEDVFGPSVSLQQVQSAFSSTAPPAYVSSITYGRIIMFRMETSSSYTSAEVETAFRYAAGGQVEGDLESTYKEILQNSSVEVITIGGNAAVASEAVTARSAGDLVPIITGDNAVYSRNNPGVPIAYAVKYLKDDKVAKLGYTTEYTATECSAIRTADVVTVDLIEFEAVNDCDVGPGDFDFNATVYYNDEQMFNTGGVGPWISAELDDGETKSIDEEVVFNAQRQDGNTFAVDFWAREQDNPPFGSPNYNDLNGKKKRTHTYNINTGWTNLDPGNGAPDKDGDGVQDLEIELVGEKSNTCRVKVYYDVTLQ; encoded by the coding sequence ATGAATAGACTAAAAAATAAAACTACCTTACAAACTAAAATTAAAGAATTTATATTTCTTCCGGCTTGCCTGTTGCTTGTTCTTTTAAGTTCATGCTCGGATAACAGCGTATCAGGAGAAGAACCACAGGGAGTAGATGAAGTAGGTGACTTCCTTGCCAACCTGACCTACGACGCTGATGAACTCCTAAATGTCCAACCCAACGACGCCGCCCGTGAACCCGTCGACACGACTGCCACCACCGAGCAAGATGGTATCACTCAGCGCACCTGTACCAGCACCACATACACACTGCAGAACAACTTCGAAGAGGTCGCCATCCTGCGCCCGACACAAGATGTGATTTGGCCCGGTGCACTTGTCGAGGCCAACCAGTCGTTGCTTGACGGCCTGCCCGAGCCGGCCCGCTTCGAACGCTCACCCGTCAAAATCCGCATCGATCTGCCCGGAATTGGCACAAATGGGACGAAAACAATTGAGAGCCCAGACCAAGCAAACGTGCAGAATGCCATTGACGAGGCACTGGAGTGGTGGAATGCCAACGCCTACGAAGAGGGCTACGTAAATGCCGCCAGTTCCTCGAACCGCATCACCACATCTTACGCGTCAACACAGGCTTCTTTAGACCTCGGTCTAAATGTAGAATGGGCAACCGGCGACGTGCAGTCACAGTTCAACTTTGAGACGTCTGAAGAGAGTCGTGTGGTTATGGCAACGTTTAAACAGGCCTTCTACACGATAACGTACGTACAGGAAAATGGCGCGCAACCCGAGGACGTGTTCGGCCCGAGTGTGTCGTTGCAACAGGTCCAGTCCGCCTTCAGCAGTACGGCACCACCTGCGTACGTGTCCTCCATTACTTACGGACGGATCATCATGTTTCGGATGGAGACATCCTCGTCGTATACCTCGGCTGAGGTCGAGACCGCCTTTCGGTATGCCGCCGGCGGACAGGTTGAAGGTGATTTAGAGTCTACCTACAAAGAAATTTTGCAGAACTCGTCGGTAGAGGTAATCACTATAGGTGGCAACGCGGCGGTGGCTTCGGAGGCCGTCACGGCGCGCTCAGCGGGCGATTTGGTGCCCATCATCACGGGAGATAACGCGGTATACTCTCGTAACAATCCCGGCGTCCCCATCGCCTACGCGGTGAAATACCTGAAGGACGACAAGGTAGCCAAGCTGGGTTACACAACCGAGTACACGGCCACCGAGTGCTCCGCGATCAGAACAGCCGATGTCGTTACCGTCGACCTCATTGAGTTCGAGGCAGTCAACGACTGCGACGTGGGGCCGGGCGATTTCGATTTCAACGCCACGGTTTATTACAACGACGAGCAAATGTTCAACACAGGTGGTGTAGGGCCATGGATTTCCGCTGAGTTGGATGACGGCGAGACCAAATCGATCGACGAAGAAGTCGTATTCAACGCGCAGCGGCAAGACGGCAACACATTTGCCGTCGACTTTTGGGCGAGGGAACAAGACAACCCGCCCTTTGGGTCCCCGAATTACAACGACCTAAACGGCAAGAAGAAACGCACCCACACGTACAACATAAATACGGGGTGGACAAACCTGGATCCGGGGAATGGTGCCCCGGACAAAGACGGGGATGGAGTCCAGGATCTCGAAATCGAACTAGTCGGTGAGAAGAGCAATACGTGCCGGGTCAAGGTCTACTACGACGTTACGCTACAGTGA